One Roseomonas gilardii subsp. gilardii genomic region harbors:
- the fusA gene encoding elongation factor G, with amino-acid sequence MLTRAAGAASFWRPTVARTPLDKIRNIGITAHIDAGKTTTTERILYYTGKSHRIGEVHDGNTTTDYMEQERERGITITSAAVTAVWHDYRINVIDTPGHIDFNIEVNRSLRVLDGAVFIIEGVAGVQPQSETNWRLADRYNVPRIIFINKLDRTGADFYRAADTLTEKLGINWVALQLPIGIEENLKGVIDLVEMKALVWEGDELGAKYHEAPIPDDLKEKAEEYRQKLLDTVLGMDDAAMEQYFEKGDVDVATLKKCIKKGTISGEFRPVFCGSAFKNKGVQPLLDGVVDYLPSPVDIEGIKVAPEEGEDEDAERRIIPATEDGPFAGLAFKIINDKYGNLTFVRVYRGVLRSGDQVLNTTKGNKERVGRMFQMHADKREEIKEVFAGDIAAFVGLKDTGTGDTLASSDDPVVLERMAFPVPVIDISVEPKTKEGIEKMTLGLQKLAGEDPSLRLKTDQETGQTILSGMGELHLEIIIDRLRREYGVDANIGAPQVAYRETITKAHTETYTHKKQSGGSGQFAEVKIMFEPLERNQGIEFVNAVVGGTVPKEYIPAVDKGIKVQAETGVLAGFPTVDFKFTLLDGKYHDVDSSALAFEIAGKACFREGMKKAGPVILEPIMDVEVTTPQDHVGDVVGDLNRRRGVIQSQDMAGTSVIVRAHVPLKEMFGYISNLRGMTKGRASFSMQFHHYDPVPRNVADEIMKASA; translated from the coding sequence ATGCTTACCCGCGCGGCAGGCGCCGCGAGCTTTTGGAGGCCCACCGTGGCGCGTACCCCGCTCGACAAGATCCGGAACATCGGGATCACGGCGCATATCGACGCCGGCAAGACCACCACGACCGAGCGCATCCTCTACTACACCGGCAAGTCCCATAGGATCGGTGAGGTGCACGACGGCAACACCACGACCGACTACATGGAGCAGGAGCGGGAGCGTGGCATCACGATCACCTCCGCCGCCGTGACGGCCGTGTGGCATGACTACCGCATCAACGTCATCGACACCCCGGGCCACATCGACTTCAACATCGAGGTGAACCGCTCGCTGCGCGTGCTCGACGGTGCGGTGTTCATCATTGAGGGCGTGGCCGGCGTGCAGCCGCAGTCCGAGACCAACTGGCGCCTGGCCGACCGCTACAACGTCCCGCGCATCATCTTCATCAACAAGCTGGACCGCACGGGCGCCGACTTCTACCGCGCCGCGGACACGCTGACCGAGAAGCTGGGCATCAACTGGGTCGCCCTGCAGCTGCCGATCGGCATCGAGGAGAACCTCAAGGGCGTCATCGACCTGGTCGAGATGAAGGCCCTGGTCTGGGAAGGCGACGAGCTGGGCGCCAAGTACCACGAGGCCCCGATCCCCGACGACCTGAAGGAGAAGGCGGAGGAGTACCGCCAGAAGCTGCTCGACACCGTGCTCGGCATGGATGACGCGGCCATGGAGCAGTACTTCGAGAAGGGCGACGTGGATGTCGCGACCCTGAAGAAGTGCATCAAGAAGGGCACGATCTCCGGCGAGTTCCGCCCGGTCTTCTGCGGCTCGGCCTTCAAGAACAAGGGCGTGCAGCCGCTGCTGGACGGCGTGGTGGACTACCTGCCGAGCCCGGTGGACATCGAGGGCATCAAGGTCGCCCCCGAGGAGGGCGAGGACGAGGACGCCGAGCGCCGCATCATCCCGGCGACCGAGGACGGCCCCTTCGCCGGCCTGGCGTTCAAGATCATCAACGACAAGTACGGCAACCTGACCTTCGTCCGCGTCTATCGCGGCGTGCTGCGCTCCGGTGACCAGGTCCTGAACACGACCAAGGGCAACAAGGAGCGCGTCGGCCGCATGTTCCAGATGCATGCCGACAAGCGCGAGGAGATCAAGGAGGTCTTCGCCGGCGACATCGCGGCCTTCGTGGGGCTGAAGGACACCGGCACGGGTGACACCCTGGCCTCCTCCGACGACCCGGTGGTGCTGGAGCGCATGGCCTTCCCGGTGCCGGTGATCGACATCTCGGTCGAGCCGAAGACCAAGGAGGGCATCGAGAAGATGACCCTTGGCCTGCAGAAGCTCGCGGGCGAGGACCCCTCGCTGCGCCTGAAGACCGACCAGGAGACCGGCCAGACCATCCTCTCCGGGATGGGCGAGCTGCACCTGGAGATCATCATCGACCGCCTCCGCCGCGAATACGGCGTGGACGCCAATATCGGCGCCCCGCAGGTCGCGTACCGCGAGACGATCACCAAGGCGCATACCGAGACCTATACCCACAAAAAGCAGTCGGGTGGCTCGGGGCAGTTCGCCGAGGTGAAGATCATGTTCGAGCCGCTGGAGCGGAACCAGGGCATCGAGTTCGTGAACGCCGTGGTCGGCGGCACGGTGCCGAAGGAGTACATCCCGGCGGTCGACAAGGGCATCAAGGTCCAGGCCGAGACCGGTGTGCTCGCCGGCTTCCCGACGGTGGACTTCAAGTTCACCCTGCTGGACGGCAAGTACCACGACGTCGACTCGTCCGCCCTGGCCTTCGAGATCGCCGGCAAGGCCTGCTTCCGCGAAGGCATGAAGAAGGCTGGCCCGGTGATCCTGGAGCCGATCATGGACGTGGAGGTCACCACTCCGCAGGACCATGTCGGTGACGTGGTGGGCGACCTGAACCGCCGCCGTGGCGTGATCCAGTCGCAGGACATGGCCGGCACCTCGGTCATCGTCCGGGCGCATGTCCCGCTGAAGGAGATGTTCGGCTACATCTCCAACCTGCGTGGCATGACCAAGGGCCGCGCCTCCTTCTCGATGCAGTTCCACCACTATGATCCGGTGCCGCGCAACGTGGCCGACGAGATCATGAAGGCCAGCGCCTGA